DNA sequence from the Amycolatopsis sp. Hca4 genome:
CCCGCTCGCGTTCGCGCTGCTCCAGCTCGGCGACGCGGGCGCGCAGCTCGTCGAGCTCGGCACCCAGCCGCCGCATCACCCAGTCCACTTCGGACATCTTGTAGCCGCGCAGCACCAGCTGGAAGCGGACGTCGGCCAGGTCCTCGCCGGTGATGTCCTCCGCGGGCAGCCGCGTTGGCGAGCTGCCCGGCGGCAGCGGGGCGAGCTCCTCACCCCGGCCGAACACCACCGCGGCGAGCAGGAACACCACGGCCGCCACCAGCAGCATGACTACGAGGTAGATCAGCGCGGTCGTCACGCGACGATCGTGGCATACCCACCCCAGGATCGTCTCGCGAGCACGACGAGCCGGACCGAAAGCGCCACCCAGGCGAACATCAGCAGGGCGCACGGGACGCTGAGGAACAGCCGCGAGACGTCGACGACGCCGGTCGCGGCGATCAGCATGCCGACGGAGGCGAGGTTGACGCCGACCGCGAGCGCGATCAGCATCCCGCAGAACCGCGCGAGCCCGGTGCCGTCGAGGCGGCGGCTCAGCCAGCGGATGCCGAGCAGGGCGAGCACGCCGATCACCGGCACGACGAACACCGCGCCGTGGGAGGCGTGCGCGACGACCTTGTACCAGCCGGGCGTCGGCGTCGACAGCTTCGTCCACTCGCCGAAGGTGAGGATCCGGGCGTAGTCCCAGAGGATCTGCATCGCCGGGACGCCGATGACGAGCTTCCACAGCGTGCGGACGCCGCTGAGCATGCCCAGTTCGGCCTGGTAGTCGCGGGCGACGACGGCCGCCGGGCCGAAGTCGGCGACCGCACGGCGCTGCGCTTCCTCGTCGGTCCAGCCGCCCGCGCGGTAGGCGTCGGCGGCGTCGTGCAGGCCGTCGCGGGCCTCTTCCAGCAGGTCGGCCTTGAACCGGCCGCAGCCGTGCAGCCTGCGGTCCAGCTCCCCCAGGTACTCGTCGATCATGCTTCCAGCACTCCCCCGATGACCGCGGTGAACTCCCGCCAGTCCGCGCGTTCGGCGGCCAGCGCCTGCTCGCCGGAGCGGGTCAGCCGGTAGGTGCGCCGCTTGCGGCCGGACACGACGTCCCACTCGCTGGCCAGCCAGCCGGCCCGCTCGAGCCGGCGCAGCGCCGGGTAGACGGTGCCGGTGGGCAGGTCGAGCGCGCCGTCGGTGCGCAGCTGGAGCGCCTCGATGATCGCGTAGCCGTGCAGTTTCCGGCCGTCGAGCACCGCCAGCAGCAACGCGTCGAGGTGCCCGCGCAGGGTGTCCGCCTTCATGGGTACGCAGTCTACACATCGCCTCGCTACATGTAGGCAGGCTATGTGTAGCCTGGCTACATGAACGCTCTCCCGATCGCGAGACTCCAGTTCGCGACGACGACCTCGTTCCACTTCCTGTTCGTGCTGCTCACGCTGGGGTTGGTCACCTTGGTGGCCGTGATGCAGACGCGCTGGACACTCGGCGGCAAGCCCGAGCTCCTGCGGATGACGCGGTTCTGGGGCCGCCTGTACGTGATCAACTACGCGCTCGGGATCGCCACCGGCATTGTGATGGAGTTCCAGTTCGGGCTGACCTGGACCGGGCTCTCCACGTTCGCCGGCGACGTCTTCGGCGCGCCGCTGGCCATCGAGACGCTGGTCGCGTTCTTCCTGGAGTCGACCTTCCTCGGCCTGTGGATCTTCGGCTTCGGGCGGCTGCCCCGGTGGCTGCACCTGGCGCTGATCTGGCTGGTCACGCTGACCGCGTACGCCTCGGCGCTGTTCATCATGGTGGCCAACTCGTTCCTGCAGAACCCGGCAGGCAGCCGCCTCGAGAACGGCCGACTGCGCCTGGACGACTTCGGTGCGCTGTTCTCGAACCCGGCGCTGGTCGCCTCGCTGCCGCACGTGCTCAGTGCCGCGCTGGTGACCGGCGGCTTCTTCGTCGTCGGCGTCAGCGCGTGGCACTTCCTCAGGCGCACGGCCGATGTCGAGTTCTTCCGCCGCTCGATGCGGATCGGGGTCGTCACGGCGCTCGTCGGCTCGATCTTCGTGGTCAACCAGGGCTTCGCGCAGTTCGGCGAGCTGAAGGCGTACCAGCCCGACAAGCTGGACGAGCGCGTCGTCGGGATGCCGCTGGGCGCCATGATCGGGCTCGGGTTCCTGATGTTCGCCTGTTCACTGCTGGGCACCCTGCTGCTGGTCCGGGACTGGCTCACCAAGGCCCGGTTCCTGCACTACCTGATGGTCGCGGCGATCCCGCTGCCGTTCGCCGCGGCGATCATGGGCTGGCTGGTGCGCGAGCTCGGCCGCCAGCCGTGGCTGGTCTGGGGGAAGCTGCGCACCGCCGACGCGATCGCGGACGTCCCGGCCGGCCAGATCCTGTTCTCCTTCATCGCTTTCACACTGCTGTTCGCCGCGCTCGCGGTGGCCGACTGGGTGCTCATGGCGCGGGTCGCCAAGCGCGGCCCGGACCCGGTCGGCGCGCCCGCCGCACAGCCCGTTCTGAGCGGAGTCTGACCGGTGGCGATCTTCTGGTGGTGCCTGCTCGGCCTGCTGACCTGCGGGTACTTCGCGCTGGCGGGGTACGACTACGGCGTCGGCATGCTGCTGCCCGGCTTCGAGGCCGGCGAGCGGCGGCGGCGTGAGACGCTCGGCGCGCTCGGGCCGTTCTTCCTGGCCAACGAGGTGTGGCTGGTGGCCGCCGTCGGTCTGCTGTTCGGGGCGTTCCCGCACCTGGAGAGCGAGGTGTTCGCCGGGGCGTACGTCCTGGTCGTGACCCTCCTGCTCGGCCTGGTGACGTTCACCGCGTCGATGCAGCTGCGCAGCCGCCGCCCGGACGCCCGGCGCGGCGCGTGGACGGCGGGCATCGTCGGCGGCGCGCTGGTGACGGCGCTGTCGTGGGGCCTGTTCCTGAGCAACCTCGTCCTCGGGTTGCCCCCGGTCGGCGACGTGCTCGGGCTGTTCAGCCCGTACGCGACCGTGTGGGGCCTCGGGTTCGTCGCGCTGTTCTGCCTGCAGGGCGCGGCGTTCCTGGCCGTGCGGGCGCCGGTCGAGCTCACCGGCCGTGCGGTGCGGCTGGCCAAGGCCTTCTCGGCGCCGGCGCTGGCTTTCCTGGTGATCGCCTCGGGGTGGGGGTACTTCGCGCTCGACGGCGTTTCCGGGCTCGGCGCGGGGGCGGTCGTCCTGGCCTTCGCGGCTTTCGCCGTCACACGGGCCGGGCTGGCGGTGCGGCGGTACCGGGTCGCGCTCGTCGGGTCGATGACGCTGTCGGCCTGTCCGGCACTGCTCGCCGGGACGCTGCGGTTCCCCACCGTCCTGGCCTCGCCGGCACTGACGCTCGACCAAGCGGCGACGGCGCCGGAGACGTTCGCGGTGCTGGCCTGGTTCGCGCCGCCCGCGGTGCTGGTGCTGGTGGTGGTGCAGTGGCTGACCTGGCGCGCGCACCGCGGTCCCGTCGACCGGCACTCGCTGCTGCACTTCTAGGAGGACGCCGTGCCTGCTCTGCCCGGACTCCGGCGGTATTTGTCCTTCTTGGGCCTGCTCGGCGTGCTGACCGCCGGTGCGGTGCTCCTCCAGGCCGAAGGGCTCGCCACGCTGCTGACCGGCGGCGGGATCTCTCTCGCCCTGGTCGTGGCCATCGTGGCCCGGGTGCTGCTCTCCTGGGGCCACGGTGTCCTCAGTGGACGGTATGCGGCCTCGGTCCGCGGCGCTCTGCGGCTTCGCCTGCTCGGGTCCGCCTCGGACCGCGCGGGCGTCGTCGCGACGCAGATCACGCGCGGGGTCGATGCCACCGACAGCTACCTGACCGGGTACCTGCCGTCGCTGGTCGTTTCGGTGGTGGTGCCGGTCGCGGTGATCGTGCGGCTGTTCACGGCGGACCTGGCGTCCGCGCTGGTCGTGGTGGCCACCCTGCCGCTGATCCCGGTGTTCGCGGTCCTGGTGGGGAAACAGGCGAAGGCGGCGACGCAGTGGGAGCTGCTGACGAAGCTGGGCGGGCACTTCCTGGACGTCGTCCGCGGGCTCGGGACGTTGAAGGTGTTCGGCCGGGCGGCGGCCCAGGCGGCGACGGTGCGGTCGATGGCGGCCGCCCACGCCGACGCGACGATGAAGGCGTTGCGGGTGGCGTTCCTGTCGGCGCTGGTGCTGGAACTGGTGGCGACGCTGTCGGTGGCGCTGGTCGCGGTGCCGATCGGGTTCCGGCTGCTCTCCGGCGGCCTGGAGGCACGGCCGGCGTTGCTGATCCTGCTGCTGACCCCGGAGGCGTACCTGCCGCTGCGGGCGGCGGGCACGAAGTTCCACGCGGCGGCCGAGGGGCTGGCGGCGTTGCGGGAGGCCCTCTCGGTGCCGGTCGTCGTGTCCCGGCCGGCCGCGCGGACCCGGCGGCGGGGTGCGCCTTCGGTGGTCTTCGAGCGGGTCTCGGTGGTTTACGACGGGGTTCCCGCGCTGTCCGAAGTGGACCTCGCGGTGCCGGCCGGTTCGCGGATCGCGCTCGTCGGGCCCAGCGGGTCGGGGAAGAGCACGCTGCTGGCGGTGCTGCTGGGGTTCGTGGCGCCGACGGCGGGCCGGGTCCTGGTCGACGGCGTGGACCTGCGGACGCTGTCTTCGCCGGAGTGGCTGGCCGAGGTGGCGTGGGTGCCGCAGCGGCCGACGTTGTTCCGGGGGTCGCTGGCCTCGAACATCGCCCTCGGCCTGCCTTCGGCCGACGTCGCTTCGGCAGCACGGGCCGCGGCGCTCGATTCGGTGGCGGCCGGGCTGCCGGCGGGCTACCGGACGCCGGTCGGCGAGCTGGGCGACGGGTTGTCGGCCGGACAGCGGCAGCGGGTGGGGCTGGCGCGGGCGCTGGCCAGGACCTCGGCGGGGCTGGTGCTGCTGGACGAGCCGACGGCCCGGCTGGACTCCCGGACGGAGGACGCGGTCCTCTCGGCCACCCGGCGCCTGCTGCCCGGCCGGACCGCGGTGCTGGTCGCCCACCGCCCGGCGATGGCGGCACTGGCGGACCGGGTGGTCGAACTGCGCGACGGCCGGATCCGCGCGTAGGTGGCGGCATGACCATGTCCACAAAGGACGTCCTCCGGCTGCTCCGCGCCGCCCTCCTCGGGGCCGCCGCCGAGCTGGCCGCCCTGGCGCTCATGGCCACCGCGGCCTGGCTCCTGCTCCGCGCCGCCGAACGGCCGCCGCTCGCCGCGCTGACCGTCGCCATCGTCGCCGTCCGGACCCTCGCCCTCCTCCGCGGCGGCCTCCGGTACGCCGAACGGCTCGCCGGGCACGACGTCGTCCTCCGGTGGCTCGGCTCGCTGCGGACCCGCGTCTACCAAGCCCTCGTCCCCAGTACCCGGTACTCCGGCGGTGACCTCGTCACCCGGCTCGTGTCCGATGTGGACGCCCTGCAGGACGCCGTCCTGCGGTGGCTGCTGCCCGCCGGGGTGGCCGGGATCGTGGGTGCCGTCGCGGTCGGCGTCACGGCCACCGCGTCGGCGGCCGCCGCCGGGGTGCTCGCGGCCGGGCTGGCCGTCGCCGGCGTGGTGCTCCCGTGGCTGGTCGTCCGGCTCACGGCGGAAGCCGCCCGGGAAAGCGCGCCGAAGCGGGCCGAACTCGCCGAACGGGCCGTCGAGCTGGTCACCGGGCACCGGGAGCTCGTCGCCGCCGGGGCGCTCGGTGACCACCGGCAGCGCGCCGCGCAGGTCGTCCACGAAATCGCAGCCGGTGAGCGGGCGGGTTCCGGCCGGACCGCGCTGCTCGGCGCCGCCGGCGTGCTCGTCCAGCTGGGCACCGCCGTCGCCGTCGGGCTGCTCTGCCACGCCTCCGTCCCCAGGACCGCCGCCCTCACCCTCGCCGCGGTGACCGCCTTCGAGGTCGTGCTGCCGCTCATCGGCGCGGCCCGGCGGGTGCCGGAGATCCGCGCGTCCGCCGCCCGGGTGCGGGCCGTGTTGGCCGAACCCGCGGCCCCCGAAGGGACCCGGACCGCCGTCCGGGGCCATTTCCGGCTCGACGGGGCCGGCGTCCGCCACCCCGGCCGGGCGCCGGCGCTCAAGGGCGTCGACCTCGACCTGCCACCCGGCAAGCGCGTCGGGATCCTCGGGCCCAGCGGCGCCGGGAAGACGACGCTGCTCCGCCTCCTGCTCGGCAGCCTGCCGCCCACCGAAGGCCGGGTCACCCTCGACGGGCACCCGCTCGGCGAGTACCGGGACCTCGCGAAGGTCATCACGGCCGCCGAGGCCGACGCCCACGTCTTCGACACGACCGTCCGCGAGAACCTCCTGCTCGCCAAGCCGGACGCGACCGACGACCAGCTGCGGGCGGCCTGCGAGACCGCCGGGTTCGACCTGGACCTCGACCGCGGCACCGGCCCCGACGGCGACGAGCTGTCCGGCGGTCAGCGGCAGCGGCTGATCCTCGCGCGGGCCGTGCTGGCCGCACCGGACGTCCTCCTGCTCGACGAGCCGGTCGAGGGCCTCGACCCGGACCACGGCGACGCCGTCCTGGCGCGGGTCCTCGCCGAGGCGAAGGGCAGCGTGGTGCTCGTCACCCACCGCCCCGAGCACCTCCACGGCTTCGACGAAGTCCTCACCCTCGAGGACGGGCGCGTACTTCCCGCATCGGCGGCCGGTCGGCGACGCGGACGTCCGTGACGTCCGGCAGCCACTCCTCGTCGACCTGCACGAACTGAGTGAACGGCGCGTCGGCGGCCGGGACACCGCAGCGGTCCAGCGCCGTCCCGAGGATCTGGCGGGCCATCGGGCCCAGCTGGGCCAGCGACCGGTTCCGGTGCTTGCGGACACCCAGGTTGACCTGCGCGAGCCCGTCGAGGCCGTACCGCGCCTCGGCGTCGAGCAGCAGGCCGATCTCGACGCCGTAGCCGGCCGCGAACGGCACCGACTCGAGGAACTCGCGGGTGCCCGCGTACTCGCCGCCGAGGGGCTGGACCAGGCCGCCGAGCGCCGGGCGCAGCGCCGAGAGGACCGGGCGCGCCAGCAGTTCGGTGACGCGGCCGCCGCCGCTGCTCTCCAGCCGCAGCGGGCGGCGGTAGAAGCCCTTGACCAGGTGGACGCCGCTCTCGGTGACCAGCGGCCCGAGCAGCGACGGCACGAACGCCGGGTCCGGGTCGACCAGGTCGGAGTCGAGGAAGACGACGAAGTCACCACTGGTCGCGGCCAATGACCGCCACAGCACCTCGCCCTTGCCGGGCACCGGCGGCAGGTCCGGCAGGACGTCCTCGCGGCGGACCACCCGCGCGCCCGCGGCCTCGGCGGTTTCCACGGTGGCGTCGGTCGAGCCGGAGTCGACGACGACCAGCTCGTCGACGACGCTCCCGACCAGCGGACGCACCGACGCGACGACGGCACCGACGGTCCGTTCTTCGTCCAGCGCAGGTAGCACGACCGAAACCGTCCGGTCACCCTTCGCGGCGACGATGTCCGCGGGCGTCCAACCGGGCTCCTGCCACGTACGCCGCTCGAACCAACTCACGAGTAACGATCGTGCCATGCTGGGAGCACCGCCACCGAGGAGGAGGACCACTTGATCGCGCTGCTTGTCCGGTTCGTGCTGGGACCGCTCGTCAGGGCGGTGTACCGGCCCGAAGTGCACGGCGTGGAGAACGTGCCGCTGACGGGCCCGGTGCTCCTGGCGGCCAACCACCGCGCCGCCCTCGACACCGGCGTGATCACGTTCGCGACCCCGCGGCAGGTCAAGTTCCTCGGCAAGGCGGAGTACTTCGTCGGCAAGGGCCTCAAGGGCAAGGCACTGGCGGCGTTCCTCGGCGGCCTCGGCTACGTCCCGGTCGAGCGCGGCAACGCCCAGGCCGGCCTGGCGGCCCTGGAGGCGGCCCGCAAGGTGCTCGACGCGGGCGGCGTGTTCGCGATCTACCCGGAGGGCACCCGTTCCCTGGACGGCCGCCTGCACCGCGGCCACACGGGCGTGGCGGCACTGGCGCTGGCGACGGGGGCGAAGGTGGTCCCGGTGGCGTTGACCGGCACGGAGAAGCTGCAGCCCAAGGGCGCCCGGATTCCCCGGTTGGCGAAGATCGGGATCACGTTCGGCAAGCCGCTGGACTTCTCGCGGTACGAGGGCCAGGACTACGCCCCGGCGATCCGGCGGTCGGTCACCGACGAGGTGATGTACGCGATCCTGGAGATTTCGGGGCAGGAATACGTGGACACCTACCACAAGCGGCCGAGCGAGGGCGTGGCCTGAGCCACCGGACCGCGGCTCGGCCGGCCGCGGTCGGCTGACCTGCGGCCGGCGCTCACGGCGTCAGATGCCCGGCGGCTCCGCGGCCCACTTCGGCGGGGCCGGCGGCTCGTACGTCTCGAACCGGTCCAGCAGGGCCGCCGGGTCCGCGTCCGTCAGCAGGAGGTCGCGGTAGCCGGGCTGCACGAAGCCCTCCGTCACCATGTGGTCGGCGAACTCCAGCAACGGCCCGTAGTACCCGTCCACGTCGACCAGGCCGATCGGCTTGCCGTGCAACCCCAGCTGGGCCCACGTCCAGACCTCGAACAACTCCTCCAGCGTCCCGGCACCGCCCGGCAACGCCAGAAACCCGTCGGACAGGGCCGCCATCTTGGCCTTGCGCTCGTGCATGTCCGCCACCACGTGCAGCTCGGACAGGCCCGCGTGGGCGATCTCCACCGACGACAGCGCCTGCGGGATCACGCCGATCACCTCGCCGCCCGCGGCCAGCGCGGCATCGGCCACCACGCCCATCGTGCCGACGCTCGCGCCGCCGTAGACCAGGCCGATGCCGCGCTGGGCCAGGAGCTTGCCCAGCGCCGCCGCCTGCTCGGCGTAGCGGGGCGAGAGGCCCATCGACGAACCGCAGAAGACACAGATCCGCCGCATCAGTGCGTGTCCTCCCACGCCTGGTAGGACTCCTGGACCACGCGGACGGCGTCGTCGATGTCGTCGGTGACGTGCAGCAGGTCCAGGTCGTGCGGGCTGATCTTGCCCTCGGCCATGACCGAGTTCTTGATCCAGTCGTACAGCCCGCCCCAGTACGCGCTGCCGAACAGCACCACCGGGAACTTCGTGACCTTCTTCGTCTGCACCAGGGTCAGCGCCTCGAACAGCTCGTCGAGCGTGCCGAAGCCGCCGGGGAGGCAGATGAAGGCCTGCGAATACTTGATGAACATCGTCTTGCGGGCGAAGAAGTAGCGGAAGTTGACGCCAAGGTCGACCCACGGGTTCAGGCCCTGCTCGAACGGCAGCTCGATGCCGAGCCCGACGGAGAAGCCGCCGGCCTCGGCCGCGCCTCGGTTGACCGCCTCCATCGCGCCCGGGCCGCCGCCGGTCATCACGGCGAAGCCGGCGTCGGCCAGTGCGCCGCCGATCTTGCGGCCGAGCTCGTACTCCGGGTTGTCGCGCTTGGTGCGGGCCGAGCCGAACACGGTGACCGCGCGCGGGACCTCGGCGAGCGCGCCGAAGCCCTCGACGAACTCGGCCTGGATCCGCAGGACGCGCCACGGGTCGGTGTGCACCCAGTCGCTCGGGCCGCGCGAGTCCAGGAGCCGCTGGTCGGTGGTGCTGCCCTGGTCGCGGCGGTCGCGACGCAGCACGACCGGGCCCTTGTGCCGCTCCACCGGGCGTTCGGGGTACTGGCCGTCCGGCCATTCAGACTGTTCGCTCACTACGCCATGCTAAGGCCTGCCCACCGGCGGAAAGGGCGGCAACGCCGTGGCGGCGCGGCCCGGTGGCGGGCGGATTGCCGGGCCGTGAACCCGGGGTGTCCCTCCACAGTGGATGGTCCGGGGCCGCGCTGGACACCGGCCGGAGTCTTGCCATATATTTCAGTCGTGACTGAAACAACTAGCATAATAACGAGACCAGAACCCGTGGTGTTCACCAGCCTCGGCACCCGCTGCGCGGGCGACCTCTACGTGCCGGACGAGGTGTCCGCGGACGCACCGGCCCCGGCGCTGGTGCTCGGGCACAGCGGCGTGATGGTGAAGGAGGCGCTGGCCTTCTTCGCGCCCTACTTCGTGGCGGCGGGCTTCGTCGTGCTGGCCATCGACTACCGCACGGTCGGGTCGAGCGAGGGCGAGCCGCGCGGGCTGGACTACCCCGAGCGGCAGGTCGAGGACTTCCGCAGCGCCATCTCCTACCTGCAGACCCGGCCGGAGGTGCAGCCCGAACGCATCGGCCTCTGGGGCGTCAGCATCGGTGGCTCGGTCGCCGTCCAGGCCGCCGTGCTCGACCGGCGCGCGAAGTGCGTCGTCGTGCAGAGCCCCAGCGTGTGGAACGGGTGGCGGTACCTGGAACGGCTGCTCGGCCGGAACGGGCTGCACGCACTGCGCGGGCGGCTCGACGAGGACTGGCAACGCCGCTACGAGACCGGCGAGAGCGCCCGGGTCCCGCACTTGAACCTGGACCACGAGAACGCCAAGGGCGCCCAGGACCTGTCGATGGAGCTGTATCCCACCTACCGCAACGAAAAGACCCTCGACTCCACCGAGCACCTGCTCACGTTCGCGCCGGAAAACCTGATCGACCGGCTCACGCCGACGCCGCTGCTGATGATCGCCAACGGCGGCCACGACCCGTACCACCTGCTCGAGGAAGCCCAGTCCGCCTTCGCCAGGGCCGGGGAGCCCAAGCGGCTGGCCGTCCTGCCCTACGACGTCCTCGGCCTCTACACCGGCCCCGGGCTCGAGGAGGCCATGGCACTGGCCGTCGAGTGGTTCGACCGCTACCTGCGCCGGACCCGCCTGGCCACCACCACCCCGGCGCCCACCCCCGAGTCCGTCGCCGCTATGAAACGGTGAGCAGCGGACACAGGGAGTGAGGCGTCATGGGCGACGAACGGCAGGACCGGCTCATGCGGTGGGTGGAACGGGTGGCCACCTTCTGCGTGGAGGAGTGGGGGCTGCCCCCGATCACCGGGCGGGTCCTCGGCTGGCTCATGATCTGCGACCCGCCCGAGCAGTCCGCCGGTGCGATCGCCGACACCATCCAGGCCAGCCGGGCGTCGCTGACGTCCAACATGCGCCTGCTCACCACCATCGGGCTGGTGCGCAAGGTCCGCCACCCCGGCGACCGCACCGCCTACTACCGCATCGAGGACGACGCCTGGCACAAGGTCGTCCAGCGCAAGCTCGAGAGCATCGGCTCGTTCGGCGACATCGCCGACGAAGGCTTCGCCATCACCGGCCGGGAAGGCACCGGCACCGAGCGCATCAAGGCGGCCAAGGAGTCCCTGACCTGGCTACGGGACATCGCCGCCCGCAACCCTCCTGACCATTAGGAATCCCATGCCTGTTCCACTCCGCCTGGACCCGGTCCGGGAAACCCTGCTGCTCACGTTGTCCGCCCGCGCCCTCGACAGCCGGGCACCGGCCCCGATCCTCGGCGACGCCGGGGCAGCGGCGGTCGCCGACCGGATCGCCGAGGACACCGGCTACGACTTCCGGAAGCTCAAGCTCAAGCCGAGCCTCGTCACCAGCACCGCGCTGCGCGCCCGGAAGCTCGACGACGTCGTCCGCCGGTTCGCCGCCGCGCACCCCGGCGCGGTCGTCGTCGACCTCGGCTGCGGGCTCGACACCCGGTGGGCCCGCTGCCGCCCGCCGACGGGCGTCGACTGGTACGACGTCGACTTCCCCGACGTCATCGAGCTGCGCCGGCGGTACCTCCCGGACCGGACGCACCTGGTCGCCGCCGACGTCACCGAGCCCGGCTGGCTGCAGGTCCTGCCCGAAGACCGGCCCGCCGTGCTGGTGGCCGACGGGCTGCTGCCGTTCCTGCCCGGCGATTCCTTCCGGACCACGGTCCGCCGGCTGACCGAGCGGCTCCCGAGCGGGGAACTCGCCCTGAACGGCTACACCCGCTTCGCGGCCTGGGCGATGAAGTACCACCCGTCGGTCAAGGCCCTCGGCATCGCCGCCGCCCAGGGCTTCGACGACCCGCGCGAGCCGGAACACTGGGACGCCGGCCTCACCCTCGCCGAGGAACAGCTCCTCACCCGGGCTCCGGAAGTGGCCGCGTTCCCGCAGCCCCTGCGAGCGCTCACCCGCTTGGTGGCGCTCAGCACCGGGCTGTCCCGCCAGGGCGCACGCATCCTCCGCTACCGGTTCTGATTCCGGCGGAAGACGCGGTGGGAGCACACCCCAGCCGGGCCGAGCGCCCCAGGCAAGGAGACCGCCCGAGGTGTCACCGCCAGAAAGCGCTCTCCTGAACAGCCGTCGTCGGGGATATGTCCGTTTCCGCGGCTGCCGCGCCGATGACCTACCGTGGGGAGGTGACCAGTGCCCCCGCCGAACCGCTCGGAGCGCGGATCCGGCGGCTGCGCACCGGCCGCGGCTGGACCCAGCGCGAGCTGGCCGAGCCGGGCTACGACCGCGGGTTCCTGGCGAAGGTCGAGACCGGCAGCCGCCCGCCGTCGGAGGAGATGCTGGCCTACCTGGCGCAGCGGCTCGGGCTGACCGTCGACGAGCTGCGGTTCGGCCGCCCGCCCGGCGTCGCCGGCGAGCTGCGCGCGGCGCTCGACGAGGGCTACCGCGACCTGGAGCAGGGCCGGGTCGCCGCCGCGGAGGCGCGGTTCGCCGCCGTCGGCAAGCAGGCGGCGGGCTACCACCTCGACGACGTCGAG
Encoded proteins:
- a CDS encoding DivIVA domain-containing protein, with amino-acid sequence MTTALIYLVVMLLVAAVVFLLAAVVFGRGEELAPLPPGSSPTRLPAEDITGEDLADVRFQLVLRGYKMSEVDWVMRRLGAELDELRARVAELEQRERERESTSSPEASP
- a CDS encoding permease prefix domain 1-containing protein translates to MIDEYLGELDRRLHGCGRFKADLLEEARDGLHDAADAYRAGGWTDEEAQRRAVADFGPAAVVARDYQAELGMLSGVRTLWKLVIGVPAMQILWDYARILTFGEWTKLSTPTPGWYKVVAHASHGAVFVVPVIGVLALLGIRWLSRRLDGTGLARFCGMLIALAVGVNLASVGMLIAATGVVDVSRLFLSVPCALLMFAWVALSVRLVVLARRSWGGYATIVA
- a CDS encoding helix-turn-helix transcriptional regulator, coding for MKADTLRGHLDALLLAVLDGRKLHGYAIIEALQLRTDGALDLPTGTVYPALRRLERAGWLASEWDVVSGRKRRTYRLTRSGEQALAAERADWREFTAVIGGVLEA
- a CDS encoding cytochrome ubiquinol oxidase subunit I, which gives rise to MNALPIARLQFATTTSFHFLFVLLTLGLVTLVAVMQTRWTLGGKPELLRMTRFWGRLYVINYALGIATGIVMEFQFGLTWTGLSTFAGDVFGAPLAIETLVAFFLESTFLGLWIFGFGRLPRWLHLALIWLVTLTAYASALFIMVANSFLQNPAGSRLENGRLRLDDFGALFSNPALVASLPHVLSAALVTGGFFVVGVSAWHFLRRTADVEFFRRSMRIGVVTALVGSIFVVNQGFAQFGELKAYQPDKLDERVVGMPLGAMIGLGFLMFACSLLGTLLLVRDWLTKARFLHYLMVAAIPLPFAAAIMGWLVRELGRQPWLVWGKLRTADAIADVPAGQILFSFIAFTLLFAALAVADWVLMARVAKRGPDPVGAPAAQPVLSGV
- a CDS encoding cytochrome d ubiquinol oxidase subunit II, with translation MAIFWWCLLGLLTCGYFALAGYDYGVGMLLPGFEAGERRRRETLGALGPFFLANEVWLVAAVGLLFGAFPHLESEVFAGAYVLVVTLLLGLVTFTASMQLRSRRPDARRGAWTAGIVGGALVTALSWGLFLSNLVLGLPPVGDVLGLFSPYATVWGLGFVALFCLQGAAFLAVRAPVELTGRAVRLAKAFSAPALAFLVIASGWGYFALDGVSGLGAGAVVLAFAAFAVTRAGLAVRRYRVALVGSMTLSACPALLAGTLRFPTVLASPALTLDQAATAPETFAVLAWFAPPAVLVLVVVQWLTWRAHRGPVDRHSLLHF
- the cydD gene encoding thiol reductant ABC exporter subunit CydD, yielding MPALPGLRRYLSFLGLLGVLTAGAVLLQAEGLATLLTGGGISLALVVAIVARVLLSWGHGVLSGRYAASVRGALRLRLLGSASDRAGVVATQITRGVDATDSYLTGYLPSLVVSVVVPVAVIVRLFTADLASALVVVATLPLIPVFAVLVGKQAKAATQWELLTKLGGHFLDVVRGLGTLKVFGRAAAQAATVRSMAAAHADATMKALRVAFLSALVLELVATLSVALVAVPIGFRLLSGGLEARPALLILLLTPEAYLPLRAAGTKFHAAAEGLAALREALSVPVVVSRPAARTRRRGAPSVVFERVSVVYDGVPALSEVDLAVPAGSRIALVGPSGSGKSTLLAVLLGFVAPTAGRVLVDGVDLRTLSSPEWLAEVAWVPQRPTLFRGSLASNIALGLPSADVASAARAAALDSVAAGLPAGYRTPVGELGDGLSAGQRQRVGLARALARTSAGLVLLDEPTARLDSRTEDAVLSATRRLLPGRTAVLVAHRPAMAALADRVVELRDGRIRA
- the cydC gene encoding thiol reductant ABC exporter subunit CydC, with amino-acid sequence MSTKDVLRLLRAALLGAAAELAALALMATAAWLLLRAAERPPLAALTVAIVAVRTLALLRGGLRYAERLAGHDVVLRWLGSLRTRVYQALVPSTRYSGGDLVTRLVSDVDALQDAVLRWLLPAGVAGIVGAVAVGVTATASAAAAGVLAAGLAVAGVVLPWLVVRLTAEAARESAPKRAELAERAVELVTGHRELVAAGALGDHRQRAAQVVHEIAAGERAGSGRTALLGAAGVLVQLGTAVAVGLLCHASVPRTAALTLAAVTAFEVVLPLIGAARRVPEIRASAARVRAVLAEPAAPEGTRTAVRGHFRLDGAGVRHPGRAPALKGVDLDLPPGKRVGILGPSGAGKTTLLRLLLGSLPPTEGRVTLDGHPLGEYRDLAKVITAAEADAHVFDTTVRENLLLAKPDATDDQLRAACETAGFDLDLDRGTGPDGDELSGGQRQRLILARAVLAAPDVLLLDEPVEGLDPDHGDAVLARVLAEAKGSVVLVTHRPEHLHGFDEVLTLEDGRVLPASAAGRRRGRP
- a CDS encoding glucosyl-3-phosphoglycerate synthase; translated protein: MSWFERRTWQEPGWTPADIVAAKGDRTVSVVLPALDEERTVGAVVASVRPLVGSVVDELVVVDSGSTDATVETAEAAGARVVRREDVLPDLPPVPGKGEVLWRSLAATSGDFVVFLDSDLVDPDPAFVPSLLGPLVTESGVHLVKGFYRRPLRLESSGGGRVTELLARPVLSALRPALGGLVQPLGGEYAGTREFLESVPFAAGYGVEIGLLLDAEARYGLDGLAQVNLGVRKHRNRSLAQLGPMARQILGTALDRCGVPAADAPFTQFVQVDEEWLPDVTDVRVADRPPMREVRARPRG
- a CDS encoding 1-acyl-sn-glycerol-3-phosphate acyltransferase, with protein sequence MIALLVRFVLGPLVRAVYRPEVHGVENVPLTGPVLLAANHRAALDTGVITFATPRQVKFLGKAEYFVGKGLKGKALAAFLGGLGYVPVERGNAQAGLAALEAARKVLDAGGVFAIYPEGTRSLDGRLHRGHTGVAALALATGAKVVPVALTGTEKLQPKGARIPRLAKIGITFGKPLDFSRYEGQDYAPAIRRSVTDEVMYAILEISGQEYVDTYHKRPSEGVA